One window of the Spea bombifrons isolate aSpeBom1 chromosome 8, aSpeBom1.2.pri, whole genome shotgun sequence genome contains the following:
- the SWI5 gene encoding DNA repair protein SWI5 homolog: MSQPGSPYPGHLQDSGPASPGAESSDPAPHTEVSTPVSSAATGQRSNFRRTPLGIRRHFNKGFKSPRVESPRCSRSPSVSEESLQREISHLRQKEVILDQEIAQLEAEGYRMSELEQHISLLHQYNDLKDTGQMLLGRLAVLRGVTTKDLYAEFGMDLED; this comes from the exons ATGTCACAGCCGGGTAGCCCTTATCCCGGTCATCTCCAGGACAGCGGACCGGCTTCCCCCGGGGCAGAAAGCTCTGATCCGGCACCACATACCGAGGTATCTACCCCAGTGTCTTCTGCTGCCACTGGGCAGAGGAGTAACTTCCGGAG AACGCCACTCGGAATCCGAAGACATTTTAATAAAGGATTTAAATCGCCT CGGGTCGAGTCTCCGCGCTGCAGCCGGTCACCAAGTGTCTCAGAAGAGAGCCTGCAAAGAGAGATTTCACATCTCCGGCAGAAGGAAGTCATTCTGGATCAGGAGATCGCCCAGCTGGAGGCTGA AGGTTACAGAATGTCTGAACTGGAACAACACATTTCACTTCTTCACCAGTACAACGACCTGAAAGATACTGGGCAGATGCTGCTGGGCAGGCTCG CTGTTCTCAGAGGTGTCACCACGAAAGACCTCTATGCAGAGTTTGGGATGGATTTAGAGGACTGA
- the ZER1 gene encoding protein zer-1 homolog, with protein MASDSPKSLMSICTDVCLRNLKGTLCYLLDNEVLRLHPDIFLPSEICDRLVNEYIELVNADSSFEPHESFFTLFSEPQSTRLARLHLREDIGDQDLEAIRKQDLVELYLTNCERLTAKSLQTLMRFKSTLVSLSLSGCLNIFFEEENLDGYDESDCLVNPTRQVLVRDFTFQGFQHLRFLNLGCITKGVDVEMMLRPLQSLKALNLSGIQLNDVSFLTQWRDTLVSLVLYNMDLSEDHIRVIVQLQKLRHLDISRDRLSSYYKFKLTRKVLSLFVQNLEDLVSLDISGHMMLENCAVFKMDDELGPPSNDPCKSSIIPFQSFKRPLRFLGLFETSLCRLTHIPAYKVSGDKNEEQVLNAIEAYTEHRPEITSRAINLLFDIARIERCNQLLRALQLVIAALKCHKYDKTIQVTGSAALFYLTNSEYRAEQSIQLRRQVIQVVLNGMESYQEVTVQRNCCLTLCNFNIPEELEFQYHRVNELLLNILIPTRQDDSIQRIAVHLCNALVCQVDNDHKEAVGKMGFVMTMLKLIQKKLQDRMCDQVMEFSWSALWNITDETPDNCEMFLNYSGMKLFLECLKEFPEKQELHRNMLGLLGNVAEVRELRPQLMTSQFISVFSNLLDSKADGIEVSYNACGVLSHIMFDGPQAWFIAEPTRQEVDERMWKAIRSWDISSRRNINYRSFEPILRLLPQSVSPVSQHWATWALYNLVSVYPDKYCPLLIKEGGLPLLIDVVNMPSTHQETKDMARKVLDHCSKYNEEGMDTLL; from the exons ATGGCGTCAGACAGCCCGAAATCCCTTATGTCGATATGCACCGACGTTTGCCTCCGAAACCTTAAGGGGACGCTATGCTACCTCCTAGACAATGAAGTCTTGCGTCTGCACCCAGACATCTTCCTGCCCAGCGAGATATGCGACCGCCTTGTGAACGA GTACATTGAACTAGTGAATGCAGACAGTAGCTTCGAGCCCCATGAGAGTTTCTTTACCCTGTTCTCGGAGCCACAGAGCACCCGTCTTGCCCGGCTCCACCTTCGTGAGGATATAGGAGATCAAGACCTTGAAGCCATTCGAAAACAA GACCTGGTAGAGCTGTACCTTACTAACTGTGAGAGATTGACAGCCAAAAGTCTGCAGACACTCATGAGGTTCAAGTCCACGCTGGTGTCCCTCAGCCTTTCTGGTTGTCTCAACATCTTTTTTGAGGAGGAGAACTTGGACGGCTATGATGAGAGTGACTGCTTGGTCAATCCCACCCGTCAGGTCCTCGTTCGGGATTTCACCTTTCAAGGATTCCAGCACCTGCGATTCCTAAACCTCGGCTGTATCACCAAAGGGGTAGATGTTGAGATGATGCTTCGGCCTCTGCAAAGCTTGAAAGCTCTGAACCTTTCAGGAATCCAGCTGAACGACGTGAGCTTCCTAACGCAATGGAGGGACACATTGGTGTCTCTGGTGCTGTACAATATGGACCTGTCTGAAGATCACATCCGGGTCATTGTGCAGCTGCAGAAACTCCG GCACCTGGACATCTCACGAGACAGGCTTTCCAGTTATTACAAGTTTAAATTGACCCGCAAGGTGCTGAGCCTTTTTGTGCAGAACCTGGAGGATCTCGTGTCATTGGATATCTCTGGTCACATGATGCTGGAGAACTGTGCTGTCTTCAAGATGGATGATGAACTGGGCCCTCCCAG CAATGACCCTTGCAAGAGCAGCATCATTCCTTTTCAATCCTTCAAAAGGCCCCTACGGTTCTTGGGCTTGTTTGAAACATCTCTCTGCCGCCTGACTCACATCCCAGCCTACAAA GTGAGCGGCGACAAGAACGAGGAACAAGTGCTTAATGCCATCGAAGCGTATACAGAACATCGCCCTGAGATAACGTCCCGTGCCATCAATCTCCTGTTTGACATTGCCCGTATCGAAAGGTGCAACCAGCTTCTGCGAGCGCTGCAG TTGGTCATCGCTGCTCTGAAGTGTCACAAATATGACAAAACTATCCAGGTGACAGGGAGTGCTGCCCTTTTCTACCTCACCAACTCTGAGTATCGTGCCGAACAGAGCATCCAGCTCAGACGACAGGTGATTCAAGTGGTGCTGAATGGCATGGAATCCTACCAGGAGGTGACG GTTCAAAGAAACTGTTGTCTCACACTGTGCAACTTCAACATCCCAGAGGAGCTTGAGTTTCAGTACCACCGTGTCAATGAATTGCTGCTAAACATACTCATCCCAACACGGCAAGATGACTCCATCCAGCGTATTGCGGTCCACCTCTGCAATGCCCTCGTCTGCCAAGTGGACAATGATCACAAAGAAGCTGTGGGCAAGATGGGGTTTGTTATG ACTATGCTGAAACTGATACAGAAGAAACTCCAGGACAGAATG tgcgACCAAGTGATGGAATTCTCGTGGAGCGCGCTGTGGAACATTACGGATGAGACTCCGGATAACTGTGAGATGTTTCTCAATTACAGTGGTATGAAGCTATTTCTGGAGTGCCTGAAG GAATTCCCAGAGAAGCAGGAACTTCATCGTAATATGCTAGGGTTGCTGGGAAATGTGGCTGAGGTGCGTGAACTTCGTCCACAGCTCATGACCTCCCAGTTCATCAGTGTTTTCAG CAACCTCTTGGACAGTAAAGCAGACGGGATTGAAGTGTCTTACAATGCCTGCGGGGTGCTGTCGCACATCATGTTTGATGGTCCTCAGGCCTGGTTCATTGCCGAGCCAACACGCCAGGAGGTGGACGAGCGAATGTGGAAAGCCATCAGGAGTTGGGACATCAGCTCCAGGAGAAACATTAATTACAG GTCATTTGAGCCGATTCTCCGGCTCCTTCCTCAAAGTGTGTCTCCCGTCAGCCAGCACTGGGCCACGTGGGCGCTCTACAATCTGGTCTCCGTGTATC CTGACAAATACTGCCCCCTACTGATCAAGGAAGGAGGACTCCCTCTACTAATTGATGTTGTCAACATGCCTTCAACCCATCAAGAAACAAAGGACATGGCCAG GAAAGTCCTCGATCATTGCAGTAAATATAACGAAGAGGGGATGGACACGTTATTATAG